A single Acidobacteriota bacterium DNA region contains:
- a CDS encoding long-chain-fatty-acid--CoA ligase, giving the protein MQRTPLLMSRLIERGARLAPDAEVVTATANGTRRQDLRETLFRAHRLAHALRDAGVGVGDRVGVFMWNGSRHLEVYCALAGMGAVLLNLNVRLHGRDIAYIVNHAEPRLIVSDADLLVRLEPLADRLPTVEKVVVAVEEGGEGWSTSLPGAVDYEDFIAPWSGRFEWPRIDETAPLGLCYTSGTTGHPKGVQYEHRSQYLHTTAMCMTDAMSLSATDTVCGVVPMFHVMGWGLPWAALTLGCKQVMPHRFTRPERLVRLIAEEGVTLAAGVPTVWQDVRAVCVDRPGAFDLSRLSRIVSGGSAVPAALARWYWEALGVEMIQEWGMTETSPLVTFSRRVARPDSGRRATAAPEAYLAEVAKAGQALPGVEVEIFDPDFNRLPHDGRATGDVLVRGPWVCSEYYRSPRPEQFHDDWLITGDVGSIDRRECLVISDRSKDLVRSGGEWISSVDLENHILSLDGVAQACVVAQPHPRWEQRPVALIVLDEGASVNRERVLTHCARRFAKWQLPDDVLVVDSIPLTSTGKMDKKTVRADLGAAGYRLPELR; this is encoded by the coding sequence ATGCAACGCACTCCGCTGCTGATGTCGCGGCTGATCGAGCGTGGGGCCCGGCTCGCGCCGGACGCCGAGGTCGTCACGGCAACAGCCAACGGCACGCGACGCCAGGACTTGCGTGAGACCCTGTTTCGGGCGCATCGACTCGCCCACGCCCTCCGGGACGCCGGCGTCGGCGTAGGTGACCGGGTCGGCGTGTTCATGTGGAACGGGTCGCGCCACCTCGAGGTCTATTGCGCACTCGCGGGAATGGGCGCCGTTCTGCTCAACCTGAACGTCCGTCTGCATGGCAGGGACATCGCCTACATCGTCAACCATGCCGAGCCTCGTCTGATCGTCTCGGACGCCGACCTGCTTGTGCGGCTCGAACCGCTGGCGGACCGCCTGCCCACGGTCGAAAAGGTCGTGGTCGCGGTCGAGGAAGGGGGCGAGGGCTGGTCGACGTCGCTCCCGGGCGCCGTCGATTACGAAGACTTCATCGCCCCGTGGTCCGGGCGCTTCGAGTGGCCGCGAATCGACGAAACCGCGCCGCTCGGCCTCTGCTACACGAGCGGTACGACCGGACATCCCAAGGGCGTGCAGTATGAGCACCGCTCGCAGTACCTGCACACCACGGCGATGTGCATGACGGACGCCATGAGTCTCTCCGCAACCGACACGGTTTGCGGCGTGGTGCCCATGTTCCACGTCATGGGCTGGGGCCTTCCCTGGGCCGCGCTGACACTTGGGTGCAAGCAGGTCATGCCGCATCGCTTCACGCGCCCCGAGCGGCTCGTCCGACTGATCGCGGAGGAGGGCGTCACTCTGGCCGCCGGCGTGCCAACCGTATGGCAGGACGTCCGCGCGGTCTGCGTGGATCGCCCCGGTGCGTTCGATCTGTCGAGGCTGTCGCGCATCGTCAGCGGCGGCTCCGCCGTGCCGGCGGCCCTGGCACGCTGGTACTGGGAGGCCCTGGGCGTCGAGATGATCCAGGAGTGGGGCATGACGGAGACGAGCCCGCTGGTCACGTTCTCCCGTCGTGTCGCGCGTCCCGACAGCGGCCGGCGCGCGACGGCGGCGCCTGAGGCGTACCTTGCGGAGGTGGCGAAGGCCGGCCAGGCGTTGCCCGGCGTGGAGGTGGAGATCTTTGACCCGGACTTCAATCGCCTGCCGCACGACGGCCGCGCGACCGGCGACGTTCTGGTCCGGGGACCCTGGGTGTGCTCGGAGTACTACCGGAGCCCGCGGCCGGAGCAGTTCCATGACGACTGGCTCATCACCGGCGATGTGGGCAGCATCGACCGCCGGGAGTGCCTGGTCATTTCGGATCGCTCGAAGGATCTCGTGAGGAGCGGCGGCGAGTGGATCTCCTCGGTTGACTTGGAGAACCACATCCTTTCGCTCGATGGCGTCGCCCAGGCATGCGTGGTCGCACAGCCCCATCCCCGCTGGGAGCAACGTCCGGTCGCGCTCATCGTTCTCGACGAAGGCGCGAGCGTCAACCGGGAGCGGGTGCTCACGCACTGCGCCAGACGGTTTGCGAAGTGGCAACTGCCGGATGATGTCCTGGTCGTCGATTCGATTCCGCTCACGTCCACCGGGAAGATGGACAAGAAGACCGTGCGCGCCGACCTCGGCGCCGCGGGGTACCGGTTGCCGGAGCTCCGCTAG
- a CDS encoding aminotransferase class III-fold pyridoxal phosphate-dependent enzyme, with protein sequence MSRPLRPEGDWRHVFSYHPMDVEIERAEGVFIYDREGNRYFDASGGPMAVNLPHNHPRMKRAIAAQLEDYAYTHPSLASAKRAEFCRLLAEITPADLDHTYLVSGGSEAVETAIKLARQAQIALGNPTKYKIVSHRDSYHGMTLATLGVSHNPASQSRFEPMLPKWPGIRQYSDFDRPEGMSREEWGVQCAHALETAIHYAGPKTVAAFLATPHGCGADYACVPPDSYWRTIREICDRHEVLIIADEVVTGFGRTGKWFAMDHFSVDPDIITMAKGITSCYVPFGAVSVSSRLNEPFEKGYSFVHGFTFGGHPLGCAAACEAINIIRDEKLIENCNEQSPRLFSYRDELLSHPTVADVRGWGLMMAIELVADKETMAFFDKSVDAQTLFQSLALKNGLAMYSSLYGAARHPAMARGLPIWVAPPLSINAGEVDEMMGRLLTMLSEWEDAVL encoded by the coding sequence TTGTCTCGCCCTCTCCGCCCGGAAGGCGACTGGCGTCACGTCTTCTCGTACCACCCGATGGACGTGGAGATCGAGCGTGCCGAAGGCGTGTTCATCTACGACCGGGAAGGTAACCGCTACTTCGACGCCTCGGGTGGGCCGATGGCTGTCAACCTGCCGCACAACCACCCCAGGATGAAGCGGGCGATCGCGGCGCAGCTCGAGGACTACGCCTACACCCATCCCTCTCTCGCCAGCGCGAAACGGGCCGAGTTCTGTCGGCTGCTCGCCGAGATCACGCCGGCCGACCTCGACCACACCTACCTCGTTTCGGGCGGTTCCGAGGCCGTCGAGACCGCGATCAAGCTGGCCCGCCAGGCGCAGATCGCGCTGGGCAATCCGACGAAGTACAAGATCGTCAGCCACCGGGACTCGTACCACGGCATGACGCTGGCCACGCTGGGCGTGTCGCACAACCCCGCCAGCCAGTCGCGGTTCGAGCCGATGTTGCCGAAGTGGCCGGGCATCCGGCAGTACTCGGACTTCGATCGGCCGGAGGGGATGAGCCGCGAAGAGTGGGGCGTTCAGTGCGCCCATGCGCTGGAGACCGCGATTCACTACGCCGGCCCGAAGACCGTGGCCGCCTTCCTGGCGACGCCCCACGGGTGCGGCGCGGACTACGCCTGCGTCCCGCCGGACAGCTACTGGCGCACGATCCGGGAGATCTGCGACCGCCACGAGGTGCTGATCATCGCCGACGAGGTCGTCACCGGATTCGGCCGCACCGGGAAGTGGTTCGCGATGGATCACTTCAGCGTCGATCCCGACATCATCACGATGGCCAAGGGCATCACGAGCTGCTACGTGCCGTTCGGCGCGGTGTCGGTCTCCAGCAGGCTCAACGAACCCTTCGAGAAGGGCTACTCGTTCGTGCATGGCTTCACGTTCGGCGGTCACCCTCTGGGCTGCGCGGCGGCCTGCGAGGCGATCAACATCATCCGGGACGAGAAGCTGATCGAGAACTGCAACGAGCAGAGCCCGCGGCTCTTCTCCTACCGCGACGAACTGCTCTCCCATCCGACAGTCGCCGACGTGCGGGGCTGGGGTCTGATGATGGCGATCGAACTGGTCGCCGACAAGGAGACGATGGCGTTCTTCGATAAGAGTGTCGATGCGCAGACGCTCTTCCAGTCCCTGGCGCTCAAGAACGGTCTGGCGATGTACAGCTCGCTCTACGGCGCCGCCCGCCATCCCGCGATGGCCCGGGGCCTGCCGATCTGGGTGGCGCCGCCTCTCTCCATCAACGCCGGCGAGGTCGACGAGATGATGGGCCGGTTGCTGACGATGCTCTCCGAGTGGGAGGACGCGGTCCTGTAG